One window of Chloroflexota bacterium genomic DNA carries:
- a CDS encoding helix-turn-helix domain-containing protein — protein MTAKREFFSTNEVAQILGISPFTIRRYIQLRKLKAVKLEGSYRVRRADLDTFIHAREIETEEELAELDEPELAVTPLRRKPVATVEPATRPAPRAKRVAHPEPTTRRAARPITPAPKARAKRGKEEKE, from the coding sequence TTGACGGCGAAACGTGAATTCTTTAGCACCAACGAGGTGGCGCAGATTCTCGGCATCAGCCCGTTCACCATCCGCCGTTATATCCAACTACGCAAACTCAAAGCGGTGAAACTGGAGGGCAGTTATCGCGTGCGCCGCGCGGACCTCGATACGTTCATTCACGCGCGCGAAATCGAGACCGAGGAAGAATTGGCGGAACTCGACGAGCCAGAGTTGGCGGTAACACCCTTGCGCCGCAAACCCGTCGCGACTGTCGAGCCGGCGACGCGTCCCGCGCCGCGCGCCAAACGCGTCGCGCATCCAGAGCCGACAACGCGTCGCGCCGCACGTCCAATTACTCCCGCGCCGAAAGCCCGCGCCAAGCGGGGTAAGGAGGAGAAAGAATGA
- a CDS encoding prephenate dehydrogenase/arogenate dehydrogenase family protein yields MAKSRISIIGLGLIGGSIGLALKKANLEVEIIGHDKDPGVSAKAQKRGAVDATKWNLIDACEGAGLIILALPLDGIAGTLDALKPHLAPGTIITDTATSKVSVLDAATRLPAGAQFIGGNPVLKPNRAKTERGIDAADADLFQEATWCLVAAPSATGEAIDTVANFAGLLGAKAYFMDAAEHDGLMTGVQHLPMLLATAFGAATMTSAGWRELGKVASGDFRAATEIVPDDPKTAREQLFAHRDDVLRWLDVMNDQLHTLRQMIEREDAAALEALVKTVSTERAKWQSGSLDQSQTNVNWEDTKYSPARFFLGGLADAGKKRK; encoded by the coding sequence ATGGCAAAATCTCGAATCAGCATTATCGGGCTGGGTCTGATCGGCGGTTCGATTGGACTCGCGCTCAAAAAAGCGAACCTCGAAGTCGAAATCATCGGGCACGACAAAGACCCCGGAGTGTCAGCAAAGGCGCAAAAGCGCGGCGCGGTAGATGCGACCAAGTGGAATTTGATTGACGCGTGCGAGGGCGCAGGGTTGATCATCCTCGCGTTGCCACTCGATGGCATCGCGGGCACGCTCGACGCGCTCAAGCCGCACCTCGCGCCCGGCACGATCATCACCGACACCGCGACCTCCAAAGTGTCCGTACTCGATGCGGCGACGCGGTTGCCTGCCGGCGCGCAATTCATCGGCGGCAATCCGGTGCTCAAACCGAATCGCGCCAAAACGGAGCGCGGCATTGACGCGGCGGACGCCGATTTGTTTCAAGAAGCGACCTGGTGTCTGGTTGCCGCGCCGTCTGCCACCGGCGAAGCGATTGACACGGTCGCGAATTTCGCCGGACTGCTGGGCGCAAAGGCGTACTTTATGGACGCCGCCGAACACGATGGCTTGATGACCGGCGTACAACACTTGCCGATGCTCCTCGCGACCGCGTTCGGCGCGGCGACGATGACGAGCGCGGGATGGCGCGAACTAGGCAAGGTCGCGAGCGGCGATTTTCGCGCCGCGACGGAAATCGTGCCCGACGATCCCAAGACCGCGCGTGAACAACTGTTCGCGCATCGCGATGATGTACTCCGCTGGCTGGACGTAATGAACGATCAACTACACACTCTGCGGCAAATGATCGAGCGCGAGGATGCCGCCGCGCTGGAAGCGTTGGTCAAAACCGTGTCCACCGAACGCGCGAAATGGCAGAGTGGTTCGCTCGATCAGTCGCAGACGAACGTCAATTGGGAGGACACCAAGTACAGTCCCGCGCGATTTTTCCTCGGCGGTCTCGCCGATGCCGGAAAGAAACGCAAGTAA
- a CDS encoding LysM peptidoglycan-binding domain-containing protein, with the protein MKYAIRLLVILFVLLTLGLTGLAATSVAADSPLYHVVAWGDTLFSIANRYNTSVNAIMQTNNLRNAEFIYVGQRLQIPGSARPAPSQSTYTVQNGDTLFSIATRFGVTVNALMQANGLYNYWIYPGQVLRVSGYSPFPVIQTGPLPGLRPVQTGVYYNVRPGDYLSNVAHRFGTTPYSIQIANRLANEHFVYPGQRLYIPGATPGNNFPTQPFEPPIYPNYPSAPPYYPPVATPIPVVVLPAPVIPNPNSNLWEAVLITNTKGTGPCSLLAIVVGKTDWPVVVATTDGSFISDPKLTGTKPERGPYVVEFAHSCTGTWRVIPLGLNTYADVTLNGGHAEVEFHQR; encoded by the coding sequence ATGAAGTACGCAATTCGTTTGCTCGTGATCCTGTTCGTTTTGCTCACACTCGGATTAACTGGATTGGCAGCAACTAGCGTTGCCGCGGATTCACCACTCTATCACGTGGTCGCGTGGGGCGACACGCTCTTTTCCATCGCGAATCGTTACAACACGTCGGTGAACGCGATCATGCAGACGAACAACCTTCGCAACGCCGAGTTCATTTACGTCGGGCAACGCTTGCAGATTCCTGGGTCGGCGCGCCCCGCGCCATCGCAATCCACGTACACCGTTCAAAATGGTGACACGCTCTTTTCGATTGCGACACGATTCGGCGTGACGGTGAACGCGTTGATGCAGGCAAACGGTTTGTACAACTATTGGATTTATCCGGGTCAAGTTCTGCGCGTGTCGGGCTATTCACCTTTCCCGGTCATTCAGACCGGTCCACTACCTGGGTTGCGCCCAGTGCAAACCGGCGTGTACTACAATGTGCGTCCCGGCGATTATCTGTCCAACGTCGCACATCGTTTCGGTACGACGCCCTACTCGATTCAAATCGCGAATCGTTTGGCGAATGAGCATTTTGTTTACCCAGGACAACGGTTATATATCCCAGGCGCAACGCCAGGAAACAATTTCCCGACCCAGCCATTCGAGCCGCCGATTTATCCGAACTATCCATCCGCGCCGCCCTACTACCCGCCTGTCGCGACGCCAATTCCAGTCGTCGTTTTGCCAGCCCCGGTAATTCCCAATCCGAATTCGAATTTGTGGGAAGCGGTGCTCATCACGAACACCAAGGGCACGGGACCTTGCTCCTTGCTCGCGATTGTGGTCGGCAAAACTGATTGGCCCGTCGTCGTCGCGACGACCGACGGTAGTTTCATCAGCGATCCCAAATTGACCGGCACCAAGCCCGAGCGCGGACCATACGTCGTCGAATTCGCGCATTCGTGCACGGGCACCTGGCGCGTGATTCCGCTCGGCTTGAACACGTACGCGGATGTCACGCTCAACGGCGGTCATGCCGAAGTCGAGTTTCACCAGCGTTAA
- a CDS encoding DUF2029 domain-containing protein, with the protein MTLSKLLSPVLLVGLIAFAVRLTIVVNVPNAFPWDMGGWIETTQRLVVNGVPNIYAEHLQGNLYPPGFFYPLWFVGQTYRLCCSPQFDPQSPTIEFLLRLSSILADSFIAMTVYLIARMWLDARRAFASGVVYVFNPVVLTTTAWMSMIGDPYYLLLVMLALYAALNEHWLWASALIVLAVMIKPQAMAFAPLVGFLIVTRANWRQMIASGVTACVVGVGVWLPFILGGTLEQAAQITTRMRLAYPFLHVFADNFWFLIAGGREPWDPTAPNVKLPDALIPYDTNLFLGVIAYREVGLIAFGVLCLIVLYGLLGRTKPHTVVAAGAAMAFGFFMLSTRMHVNYAFPVFAFLAILVASREWWYTPIGALTIVTSLVDWELFDEFIPARALLKTIHLVNAGFFVLAFVLLLLAVRATIAREPRVGAWRVPIRTLVAVVLIASIGAAGVVWLIWIRE; encoded by the coding sequence ATGACATTGAGTAAGTTGTTGTCCCCAGTATTGCTCGTCGGACTGATCGCGTTTGCGGTTCGGCTCACCATCGTCGTCAATGTTCCCAACGCCTTTCCCTGGGATATGGGCGGCTGGATCGAAACGACGCAACGCCTCGTCGTGAATGGTGTGCCGAACATCTACGCGGAACATTTGCAAGGTAATCTCTACCCGCCCGGTTTTTTTTATCCGCTCTGGTTTGTAGGGCAAACTTATCGCCTCTGCTGTTCGCCACAATTTGATCCACAATCGCCGACCATCGAGTTTCTTCTGCGCCTCAGTTCGATCCTCGCCGATTCGTTCATCGCGATGACGGTGTATCTCATCGCACGCATGTGGCTCGACGCGCGGCGCGCGTTCGCGAGCGGCGTCGTTTACGTGTTCAACCCAGTTGTGCTGACGACGACCGCGTGGATGAGCATGATCGGCGATCCGTACTATCTGTTGCTGGTGATGCTCGCGCTGTACGCCGCGCTGAACGAACATTGGCTCTGGGCATCCGCGTTGATCGTGCTCGCGGTAATGATCAAACCGCAAGCGATGGCGTTTGCGCCGCTCGTTGGATTCTTGATCGTCACGCGCGCGAATTGGCGTCAGATGATTGCGTCGGGTGTGACGGCGTGCGTGGTAGGCGTTGGCGTGTGGTTGCCGTTCATTCTCGGCGGCACGCTGGAGCAAGCCGCACAAATCACAACGCGGATGCGACTCGCCTATCCATTTCTCCACGTGTTCGCCGACAATTTCTGGTTTCTCATTGCCGGCGGACGCGAGCCCTGGGATCCTACTGCGCCGAATGTCAAGCTTCCGGATGCGCTGATTCCGTACGACACGAATTTATTCCTGGGTGTCATCGCGTATCGCGAAGTCGGTTTGATTGCGTTCGGCGTATTGTGTCTGATCGTACTCTACGGTTTACTTGGGCGTACAAAACCGCACACGGTTGTCGCGGCGGGCGCGGCGATGGCGTTCGGATTTTTCATGCTGAGTACGCGGATGCACGTGAACTATGCCTTTCCCGTGTTTGCGTTTCTCGCGATACTCGTTGCCTCGCGCGAGTGGTGGTATACGCCGATTGGCGCACTGACGATTGTGACCTCGCTCGTAGACTGGGAGTTGTTCGATGAATTCATTCCGGCGCGCGCGCTGCTCAAAACGATTCACCTGGTCAACGCCGGCTTTTTTGTGCTCGCGTTCGTACTCCTGTTGCTCGCCGTCCGCGCGACCATCGCGCGCGAGCCGCGCGTTGGCGCATGGCGCGTGCCGATACGAACGCTCGTCGCGGTCGTGCTCATCGCGAGTATTGGCGCGGCGGGAGTCGTGTGGTTGATTTGGATTCGCGAATAA
- a CDS encoding response regulator transcription factor: protein MPETIVARVLIADPSPLFHEGMSTCLREGKHCGLGIAQTRAEIFPQVATLQPNLVLLGSHLEEQEAFLICREIAHRQSTVKPVFLTPHANDPIFQVDAAFAGAVACLPQDISREEFLVAIDAVMRGHILFSRQILSLAFDPIKFTDKEHTVLKLMADGKTDREIADGLVLSVNTIRKHSQRVLEKLGVHTRQHAVQRARRRGLI, encoded by the coding sequence ATGCCCGAAACGATTGTTGCGCGTGTGCTGATTGCTGATCCCAGTCCACTCTTCCATGAAGGAATGAGCACATGCCTGAGAGAAGGAAAGCATTGTGGGCTTGGTATTGCCCAAACTCGCGCGGAAATTTTTCCTCAAGTTGCTACACTCCAACCTAATCTAGTTCTTTTGGGTTCACATCTTGAAGAACAAGAAGCCTTCCTCATTTGTCGAGAGATTGCACATCGTCAGTCGACTGTCAAGCCAGTCTTTCTAACTCCGCACGCCAATGATCCAATCTTTCAAGTAGACGCCGCTTTCGCTGGCGCGGTTGCCTGTTTGCCCCAAGATATCTCGCGCGAAGAATTTTTGGTGGCGATAGATGCAGTGATGAGAGGACACATACTGTTCTCACGCCAAATTTTGTCACTGGCGTTCGACCCAATCAAATTCACTGACAAAGAACACACCGTGTTGAAACTAATGGCGGACGGAAAAACTGACCGGGAAATTGCTGATGGACTGGTCTTGAGCGTCAACACCATTCGTAAACATTCACAACGCGTTTTGGAAAAACTTGGAGTTCATACACGCCAGCACGCTGTTCAACGTGCGCGGCGACGGGGGTTAATTTGA
- a CDS encoding FKBP-type peptidyl-prolyl cis-trans isomerase, protein MADQLLIEDLQVGTGTEAVAGKRVTVHYRGTLTNGKQFDASYDRMQPFEFALGAGQVIKGWDQGVAGMKVGGKRKLTIPPDLGYGARGAGGVIPPNATLVFEVELIEVN, encoded by the coding sequence TTGGCTGATCAATTGTTGATCGAGGATTTGCAAGTCGGTACGGGCACGGAAGCAGTGGCGGGCAAACGCGTCACGGTGCACTATCGCGGCACGTTGACGAATGGCAAACAGTTCGACGCGTCGTACGATCGAATGCAACCGTTCGAATTCGCGTTGGGTGCGGGACAGGTCATCAAGGGCTGGGATCAAGGCGTCGCCGGAATGAAAGTCGGCGGCAAGCGTAAGCTCACGATTCCGCCAGACTTGGGATACGGCGCGCGCGGCGCGGGCGGAGTGATTCCGCCGAACGCGACGCTCGTGTTTGAAGTCGAGCTGATAGAGGTGAATTGA
- a CDS encoding alpha/beta fold hydrolase, translated as MAFDDTGGAGVPLVFVHGFPLDRTYWSSQVRELAAAARVIAPDLRGFGESGLSSLAMERQGATGVTIETYADDVRGLLDALGIKSAIIAGLSMGGYIAFEFYRKFSHRVRALILADTRAAPDSPEAKQTRNDHIALVREQGAGALAERLLPKLLMPQTLATNVELTNATREMLARQPVEGIVAALGALRDRSDATPMLADIAVPTLILVGADDTLIPPRESEALRGAIRNSQLVMIPNAAHLSNLEQPDAFNRAVREFLKTV; from the coding sequence ATGGCTTTTGACGATACCGGCGGCGCTGGCGTGCCGCTCGTGTTCGTACACGGTTTCCCGCTCGACCGGACGTATTGGTCGTCCCAAGTCCGCGAACTAGCGGCGGCTGCGCGCGTCATCGCGCCGGATTTGCGCGGGTTTGGCGAATCGGGATTATCCTCGCTGGCGATGGAGCGGCAAGGCGCGACTGGCGTGACCATTGAGACGTACGCGGACGATGTGCGCGGCTTGCTCGACGCGCTCGGCATCAAAAGTGCAATCATCGCCGGACTTTCGATGGGCGGTTATATCGCGTTCGAATTCTATCGCAAGTTTTCGCATCGCGTCCGCGCGTTGATTCTCGCGGACACGCGCGCCGCGCCCGATTCACCAGAAGCCAAGCAAACGCGCAACGATCACATCGCGCTCGTGCGCGAGCAAGGCGCGGGCGCGCTCGCCGAACGATTGTTGCCCAAACTGCTGATGCCGCAAACGCTCGCGACCAATGTCGAGTTGACGAACGCGACGCGCGAAATGCTCGCGCGCCAACCGGTCGAGGGCATCGTCGCCGCACTCGGCGCGCTGCGCGACCGATCCGATGCGACGCCGATGCTCGCGGACATCGCCGTGCCGACGTTGATCCTCGTCGGCGCAGACGACACGCTCATCCCGCCGCGCGAATCGGAAGCATTGCGCGGCGCGATTCGCAATTCGCAACTCGTCATGATTCCAAATGCCGCGCATCTCTCCAACCTCGAACAGCCGGACGCGTTCAATCGCGCAGTGCGGGAGTTTCTCAAAACAGTATGA
- a CDS encoding GNAT family N-acetyltransferase: protein MIEPPKPSDAPAIECLARTVGVFTPEEVQVVHEMLDAFLHPAPGDDYSFVVYRNGNPNAIDGFACFGPTPLTDRVWDLYWICVDRAGQRQGIGTQLLQGVENELRTRGARAVYLETSDSPQYCAARAFYQRHGYECIAHINDFYAPGEGKVMYRKNLQ from the coding sequence ATGATAGAACCGCCCAAACCCTCTGACGCGCCGGCGATCGAGTGCCTGGCGCGTACCGTCGGCGTCTTTACGCCGGAAGAAGTCCAAGTCGTTCACGAGATGCTCGACGCGTTTCTGCATCCCGCGCCGGGCGACGATTATTCATTTGTCGTATACCGCAACGGCAACCCGAACGCGATTGACGGCTTTGCCTGTTTCGGTCCCACGCCGCTCACCGACCGCGTATGGGATTTGTACTGGATTTGCGTAGACCGCGCCGGACAACGGCAGGGCATCGGGACGCAACTTCTCCAGGGCGTCGAGAACGAACTGCGGACGCGCGGCGCGCGCGCGGTGTATCTCGAAACGTCCGATTCGCCGCAGTATTGCGCCGCGCGCGCATTTTACCAGCGTCACGGCTACGAGTGCATCGCCCACATCAACGACTTTTATGCGCCGGGCGAAGGCAAAGTCATGTATCGCAAAAATCTACAATAA
- a CDS encoding ATP-grasp domain-containing protein: protein MNILVVYNVIEDSEQEADDLLSEQEIVFVEQEIEKALQTHGHTTVPVPVRDDLWGPLRQYDPNEWLIFNLCESIRNKTYLEPYIISVFEHLGFRYTGSDRRTLSNCLNKPRAKEILMAHGLPTAAFQVFTPWTINLHIPFPLFVKPASEDASIGITLDSVVHDERALRRQVRYIWDKYHEPALVEEFIEGREFNVTVLGNDMPRVLPLSEINFRRISNPFARIVSFRAKWVSSSPEYIDTPPTCPAHVSDTLKARIEDVARRAYQAMGLHDYGRVDIRVKNGVPYVLEVNPNADLSPDAGIARAARTAGMSYADLADEICRLAARRYRLKGFARPRIVSYELRARSVGADGVYSIPVSALLPTNTREPRLKRAPAVATIPASA from the coding sequence GTGAACATTTTGGTCGTCTACAATGTCATCGAGGACTCGGAACAAGAAGCCGATGACCTTTTATCCGAACAGGAAATTGTTTTTGTCGAACAAGAAATCGAAAAAGCTCTGCAAACACATGGACACACCACCGTGCCGGTTCCAGTCCGGGATGATTTGTGGGGTCCCCTTCGTCAGTACGATCCCAACGAATGGTTGATCTTTAACCTGTGTGAGAGCATCCGCAACAAAACGTATCTCGAACCGTACATCATCTCCGTTTTCGAGCATCTGGGTTTCCGTTATACGGGTTCCGACCGCCGCACCTTGTCCAACTGCCTCAACAAACCCCGCGCCAAGGAAATTTTGATGGCGCACGGATTGCCGACCGCCGCGTTCCAAGTCTTTACCCCGTGGACGATCAATCTGCACATCCCCTTTCCGCTGTTCGTCAAGCCCGCGTCCGAGGATGCCAGCATCGGCATTACCCTCGACTCGGTGGTGCACGACGAACGCGCGTTGCGCCGTCAGGTGCGTTACATCTGGGACAAGTACCACGAACCCGCGCTCGTCGAAGAGTTCATCGAAGGACGCGAGTTCAACGTGACGGTACTGGGCAACGACATGCCGCGCGTCTTGCCGCTCTCCGAGATCAACTTTCGCCGCATCAGCAACCCGTTCGCGCGCATCGTTTCTTTTCGCGCCAAGTGGGTCTCGTCGTCGCCGGAATACATTGACACGCCGCCCACGTGTCCCGCGCACGTCAGCGATACGCTCAAAGCGCGCATCGAAGACGTCGCGCGCCGCGCGTATCAAGCGATGGGCTTGCACGATTACGGACGCGTGGATATTCGCGTCAAGAACGGCGTGCCGTACGTCCTCGAAGTGAATCCCAATGCCGATCTGTCGCCGGACGCCGGCATCGCGCGCGCGGCGCGCACCGCCGGCATGTCGTACGCCGACCTCGCCGACGAAATTTGCCGGTTAGCCGCGCGGCGTTACCGACTCAAAGGATTCGCACGACCGCGCATCGTTAGTTACGAATTGCGCGCGCGCAGCGTCGGCGCGGATGGCGTCTATTCGATTCCGGTCAGTGCGCTTTTACCGACGAACACACGCGAACCGCGTCTCAAACGCGCGCCCGCCGTCGCGACCATTCCGGCAAGCGCATAG
- a CDS encoding PD40 domain-containing protein, whose amino-acid sequence MKQHLFALVALVLFAITMSGCGVLATPTPTPKPTLPPTPTLAPTATPLPPTPTPLPPTATPIPPTPVPPQATTKQQVNLRTGPSIQYAIAGRMPQNTNAVVLGKNEDGSWLQVAYPDAKTPSWLATTFVTVTGTIDTLPVIAVGTPPTPTRGAAAPTKAAAATPTQVIPPAKGTLAFISFEGTSFLLNNYKFDSKTVAAFRPLGPRPFDLAQFTNSAPFAYAPDNSGMVAYVQGPGNTNNLFVDGGGMDNRSIYTHQGISSPTWSPDSRYIVYIGMDNDFRSQFIYKIPKEGGKAERFFPTSPVDVQNRAGESYRGVAWGKTHLLFVSNLTGAYEIWRLNADGGGPLQLTNDKRENGAPTWSPDSTRFAYYSKQTNGSYQIMIRNADGSNPRQLTNAGNNFTPTWSPDGNWIAFASDRGGQGRLDVWMMDKNGGNVQSITGKLSGEGKLPGSWR is encoded by the coding sequence ATGAAACAACACTTGTTCGCGCTGGTCGCGTTGGTACTGTTTGCAATTACAATGTCCGGTTGCGGTGTGCTCGCCACACCGACACCCACACCGAAACCGACTCTGCCGCCAACACCGACACTTGCACCCACCGCGACGCCGCTTCCACCCACACCCACTCCACTCCCGCCAACCGCGACACCCATACCACCGACACCGGTTCCACCGCAAGCAACGACCAAACAGCAAGTCAACTTGCGCACAGGTCCGAGCATCCAGTACGCCATCGCGGGCAGGATGCCGCAAAACACGAATGCAGTCGTCCTCGGCAAGAACGAAGATGGCTCGTGGCTTCAAGTCGCGTACCCGGATGCCAAGACTCCGAGTTGGCTCGCAACCACATTCGTGACCGTGACCGGCACGATTGACACGCTGCCCGTCATTGCAGTTGGCACACCGCCAACGCCGACACGCGGTGCTGCCGCGCCGACCAAAGCCGCCGCCGCGACACCAACGCAAGTCATCCCGCCGGCAAAGGGTACACTCGCGTTCATTTCGTTCGAGGGAACCAGTTTCTTGCTCAACAACTATAAATTCGACAGCAAGACCGTCGCGGCGTTTCGTCCGTTGGGTCCCCGCCCGTTCGATCTTGCCCAGTTCACGAATTCAGCGCCCTTTGCGTACGCGCCGGACAATTCGGGAATGGTCGCGTACGTTCAAGGACCGGGCAATACGAACAACTTGTTCGTGGATGGCGGGGGAATGGATAATCGTAGCATCTACACCCACCAAGGTATTTCGAGTCCGACGTGGTCGCCGGACAGCCGCTACATCGTCTACATCGGCATGGACAACGATTTCCGCTCGCAATTCATTTACAAGATTCCGAAAGAGGGCGGCAAAGCGGAACGCTTTTTCCCCACTAGCCCGGTGGACGTGCAAAATCGCGCGGGCGAAAGTTATCGCGGCGTGGCGTGGGGCAAAACGCATTTGTTGTTCGTTTCGAATTTAACCGGTGCGTACGAAATTTGGCGATTGAATGCCGATGGCGGCGGTCCGCTACAATTGACGAACGACAAACGCGAGAACGGCGCGCCGACGTGGAGTCCCGATAGCACTCGGTTCGCGTACTATTCCAAGCAAACAAATGGCAGTTATCAAATCATGATTCGCAATGCCGACGGCTCGAACCCGCGCCAATTGACCAACGCCGGCAACAACTTTACGCCGACCTGGTCGCCCGACGGGAATTGGATCGCGTTCGCCTCCGATCGCGGCGGGCAGGGTCGGCTCGACGTGTGGATGATGGACAAGAACGGCGGCAACGTGCAATCCATCACCGGCAAGTTGAGCGGCGAAGGCAAACTGCCGGGATCGTGGCGGTGA
- a CDS encoding site-2 protease family protein — protein sequence MLLNILTGPDPLLSLLSLLIALVLGITVHEFAHAAAATWLGDSLPRRQGRLTLAPQAHLDVVGSLMFLAAGFGWGRPVSYDPYALRAGPRTGPALVAFAGPVANFIIALVFALVVRGLMFTIDASTPAWFIAVINLCLSIGHYNLILGFFNLIPVYPLDGFTVLLGVLPFDWAEMLERTRQYGILLMLLLLISGATSMWLGAPVNTLWGVLSGIR from the coding sequence GTGCTGCTCAATATTCTGACCGGTCCTGATCCGCTACTGTCCTTGCTCAGTTTGCTGATCGCGCTCGTGCTGGGGATCACGGTACATGAGTTCGCGCACGCGGCAGCGGCGACCTGGTTGGGCGATTCACTCCCGCGTCGCCAAGGTCGGTTGACGCTCGCACCGCAGGCGCACCTTGATGTGGTTGGCTCGTTGATGTTTCTCGCGGCGGGGTTTGGCTGGGGACGCCCGGTGAGTTATGATCCGTATGCCTTGCGCGCCGGCCCGCGCACCGGTCCCGCGCTCGTCGCGTTTGCGGGTCCCGTCGCGAACTTTATCATCGCGCTCGTCTTCGCGTTGGTGGTACGCGGGCTGATGTTCACGATAGATGCGAGCACCCCTGCGTGGTTCATTGCGGTGATCAACTTGTGTCTCAGCATCGGACACTATAATTTGATTCTGGGCTTTTTCAACCTCATCCCGGTTTATCCGCTCGACGGTTTTACTGTGCTCTTGGGTGTTTTGCCTTTCGACTGGGCGGAAATGCTCGAACGAACTCGGCAGTACGGCATATTGCTGATGCTCTTGCTCTTGATTTCGGGTGCCACTTCGATGTGGCTCGGCGCGCCGGTGAATACGTTGTGGGGCGTGCTGTCCGGAATTAGGTGA